From Anopheles funestus chromosome 3RL, idAnoFuneDA-416_04, whole genome shotgun sequence, a single genomic window includes:
- the LOC125769846 gene encoding actin-3-like, with translation MSVDETPAIIIDNGSHTLKVGFTGEEDPTGVFRNLMHVAEGTDGVIRRVGEVLPNGHVRSPMQRGVPCDWDAMESVWEYTFKDVLKVAPADHKVLLTDRPLSAPANREKAVQIMFEKFSTPATYVSMQATLALYGAGRTIGTVVDVGDGTTSVVPIYKGTPATAAIASVDFAGCDMVDYLASALNVSDRKIAHEIMEKVCAVSPNMGKETINNLDYKTSTGSIVTIGAERIRCGEAMFNPSVIGHQQIKPLHELIVESVAACKERTLKDLYAYIILAGGPTTLNGFAERLQQELTTLVPSGYRCKVVTAQHPNLTVWAGGCMVAQSPLFQQSWITKKEYEEHGVEIIHRKCV, from the coding sequence ATGTCCGTAGACGAAACACCTGCCATTATTATTGACAATGGAAGTCACACCCTGAAGGTTGGTTTTACCGGTGAAGAAGATCCGACGGGAGTTTTTAGAAACCTTATGCATGTAGCTGAAGGTACCGATGGCGTTATCCGTCGCGTTGGTGAAGTCCTGCCGAATGGTCACGTTCGTAGCCCAATGCAAAGAGGCGTACCTTGCGATTGGGATGCGATGGAAAGTGTTTGGGAGTACACGTTTAAAGATGTGCTGAAAGTTGCGCCGGCAGATCATAAAGTGCTGCTCACCGATCGACCACTTAGTGCGCCGGCAAATCGGGAAAAAGCGGTACAAATAATGTTCGAAAAGTTCTCAACACCTGCCACTTATGTGTCGATGCAGGCAACGTTGGCACTGTATGGTGCGGGCCGTACCATCGGAACCGTGGTTGATGTTGGCGATGGAACGACAAGTGTTGTTCCGATTTACAAAGGTACACCCGCTACCGCAGCTATCGCAAGCGTCGATTTCGCTGGTTGCGATATGGTAGACTATCTGGCAAGTGCACTCAACGTAAGTGATCGAAAAATTGCTCACGAGATAATGGAAAAAGTATGTGCGGTTAGTCCCAACATGGGGAAGGAAACGATAAACAATCTCGACTATAAAACTTCAACCGGATCAATCGTCACGATTGGTGCGGAACGCATTCGATGCGGCGAGGCAATGTTTAATCCATCGGTAATAGGTCACCAACAGATTAAACCATTGCACGAGCTAATTGTGGAGAGTGTGGCTGCTTGTAAGGAACGCACCCTTAAAGATCTGTACGCGTACATCATACTTGCCGGTGGACCGACGACGCTTAACGGGTTTGCGGAACGTTTGCAACAAGAACTAACGACACTGGTACCGTCGGGGTATCGATGCAAGGTCGTGACGGCTCAACATCCAAACCTGACTGTTTGGGCTGGTGGATGCATGGTAGCACAAAGTCCCTTGTTTCAGCAATCGTGGATAACGAAGAAAGAATACGAAGAGCATGGTGTGGAAATAATTCATCGTAAGTGTGTTTGA